A part of Ignavibacteriales bacterium genomic DNA contains:
- a CDS encoding flippase-like domain-containing protein has protein sequence MTSDSQLRRSPIRKYINYVLTLLLTVVFVLIAFRDVDFGEVLEITSHASILWVIILILSLYLSHFLRAVRWKVIIRSVKPEAKLKYLFGALMVGYGVNCVVPRLGEVSRSVLLGKWEGLSRSSMFGTVILERMIDIFFFGLSLIIAGLLYNGNVYVEFPWLKTTLFVLLLTVTSGAILLVVSVKFKATFYKLIKFILQKFSVKASEKLIHIFDMLVEGFSSLKGSNNYFISILLSVAIMLLYGFNSYVGFFALGMEGLQPINFGMAWIVMSISSIGVMIPTPGGTGSYHTIAKSVLVLLFGFADTISLAYAFLMHIVSYLLFIFTALIVFFLLNKQHDNLIKVVETELGDL, from the coding sequence TTGACCTCAGATAGTCAGCTACGTCGTTCACCGATTAGAAAGTATATTAATTATGTTTTAACATTATTACTAACAGTAGTATTTGTTTTAATCGCTTTCAGAGATGTTGATTTCGGGGAAGTACTCGAAATAACTTCTCACGCATCAATCTTATGGGTCATTATTTTAATTCTTTCACTTTATTTATCACATTTCTTGCGTGCTGTAAGATGGAAGGTGATTATCCGGTCAGTGAAGCCTGAAGCGAAATTAAAATATCTTTTCGGTGCACTGATGGTTGGCTACGGAGTCAATTGCGTGGTTCCGCGTCTCGGTGAAGTGTCACGCTCGGTACTGCTTGGCAAGTGGGAGGGGTTATCCCGTTCGTCTATGTTTGGAACGGTTATCCTTGAAAGAATGATAGATATTTTTTTCTTCGGATTATCTTTGATTATTGCAGGGCTGCTTTATAACGGAAATGTTTATGTCGAATTTCCCTGGTTGAAAACGACTCTCTTCGTTTTACTTTTAACAGTTACATCAGGTGCAATCCTGTTGGTTGTTTCAGTTAAATTTAAAGCGACTTTTTACAAACTTATAAAATTTATTCTGCAAAAATTTTCTGTAAAAGCATCAGAAAAATTAATCCATATTTTTGATATGCTGGTTGAGGGATTTTCAAGTTTAAAAGGAAGCAATAATTATTTTATTTCGATTTTACTAAGCGTAGCAATTATGCTTCTCTACGGATTTAACTCTTACGTTGGATTCTTTGCTTTAGGAATGGAGGGGCTCCAACCTATAAATTTTGGAATGGCGTGGATCGTCATGAGTATTAGCTCGATCGGGGTAATGATTCCAACTCCTGGCGGAACAGGATCATATCACACAATCGCTAAATCAGTTCTCGTATTGTTATTTGGATTTGCCGATACTATTAGTCTTGCTTACGCTTTTCTGATGCACATAGTTTCTTATCTTTTATTTATTTTCACCGCACTAATTGTATTTTTCTTACTCAACAAACAACACGATAATCTTATTAAAGTCGTAGAAACAGAACTGGGCGATTTATGA
- the uppP gene encoding undecaprenyl-diphosphatase UppP: protein MNLFEAIILGIIQGVTEFLPISSTGHLTLAGQFMNLISVDHPERWTSFIAVIQLGTLISILIYFRTEIIQITASFLKENIFHRIKYQNQSSNSKLGWLIFLGTLPIVIIGLLFKDEIEGALTKNLYVIAFSLIGLAIILAIAEKISKQNKNIENAGVMEAIIIGLAQAMALIPGSSRSGTTITGGLFVGLDRESAARFSFLLSIPAVFASGMLQFIESLEYLDASAFLNLTAATLASAISGYIAIDFLLKYLKKHSTFIFIYYRIIIGVLILILLSMNIIQPQ from the coding sequence TTGAATTTATTTGAAGCAATAATTCTTGGTATTATTCAAGGTGTAACCGAATTTTTACCGATTAGCAGCACGGGTCATCTTACACTTGCCGGGCAATTTATGAATCTTATTTCAGTTGATCACCCTGAAAGATGGACGTCATTCATTGCAGTAATTCAACTTGGAACTTTGATTTCAATATTAATTTATTTTAGAACTGAGATCATACAAATAACCGCAAGTTTTCTGAAAGAAAATATTTTTCATCGGATTAAATACCAAAATCAATCTTCAAATTCAAAACTTGGATGGCTTATATTTTTAGGAACTCTCCCTATCGTAATCATAGGATTACTATTCAAAGATGAAATTGAAGGAGCGCTGACAAAAAACCTATACGTTATAGCCTTTAGTCTTATCGGGCTTGCAATCATTCTTGCCATTGCTGAAAAAATATCTAAGCAAAATAAAAATATTGAAAACGCCGGGGTAATGGAAGCAATCATAATCGGACTTGCTCAAGCAATGGCACTTATTCCGGGTTCATCTCGTTCGGGCACAACAATAACAGGAGGTCTTTTTGTGGGACTGGATAGAGAAAGCGCAGCACGATTTTCATTTCTACTAAGCATACCCGCAGTATTCGCGAGCGGTATGCTGCAGTTTATCGAATCGCTTGAATATCTTGATGCATCCGCCTTTCTGAATTTGACTGCTGCAACTTTAGCATCTGCTATAAGCGGTTACATTGCAATAGATTTTTTATTAAAATATTTAAAGAAGCATAGCACATTCATTTTTATTTACTATAGAATTATTATCGGTGTACTGATTCTAATTCTATTATCTATGAATATCATTCAACCACAATAG
- a CDS encoding peptidylprolyl isomerase yields MTVAIIKTNMGTIELELFADLVPKTVENFVGLANKGYYNGVIFHRVIDKFMIQGGDPTGTGRGGESFFGGKFNDEFVTTLRHDSAGILSMANAGPNTNGSQFFITLAPTPWLNGKHTIFGKVINGMDVVSAIGKVAKGPNDRPLKDVVIEKVEIEKRENTEVNSK; encoded by the coding sequence ATGACCGTTGCAATAATAAAAACAAATATGGGCACTATCGAACTTGAACTATTTGCTGACCTTGTACCTAAAACCGTAGAAAATTTCGTTGGGCTTGCAAATAAAGGCTATTACAACGGAGTAATATTTCATCGAGTAATTGATAAATTTATGATTCAAGGCGGTGATCCGACCGGCACAGGACGGGGCGGAGAAAGCTTTTTTGGCGGAAAATTTAATGATGAATTTGTAACCACTCTTCGTCATGATTCAGCCGGCATTTTGTCAATGGCAAACGCAGGACCAAATACAAATGGCAGCCAGTTTTTTATTACTCTTGCACCTACCCCCTGGCTTAATGGCAAACATACTATTTTTGGTAAAGTGATTAATGGAATGGATGTGGTTTCAGCAATTGGCAAAGTTGCTAAAGGTCCGAACGATCGCCCGTTAAAGGATGTGGTAATAGAAAAAGTCGAAATTGAAAAAAGAGAAAACACGGAAGTTAATTCCAAATAA
- a CDS encoding sodium-dependent transporter, with the protein MKQEEYFSSRWTLIISTIGIAVGTGNIWRFSRIVAQNGGGSFLIPWVIFLLIWSVPLIIAEFALGKHTRFGPVGAIAKTAGKNFGWMGAYIVLVSTAIMFYYSVVTGWCLRYFISAISGNLFETTDYLSYWNNFSSSVEPMIFHLISMLIVAFVVIRGITNGIEKVSKILIPALLGILLILFVRAASLPNAMEGIKYFFTPDLNTIFDYKVWLNALTQNAWDTGAGWGLILAYGIYMRKKEDIALNAALIGFGNNSVSLLAGITIFSTVFALSSVDAMTQVSQSGPANTGLTFIYLPLLFSKITSSNLLNIFFASIFFLALFFAAVTSLISMVELATRTLIDLGLSRKRGLIIVASVAAVMGVPSAMNTDLLINQDWVWGVGLILSGAFISFSIIKYGVDKFRTEIINGTGCDVKIGRWFNFVISILIPFQVVVLISWWLISSTSWDPQWYNPFHIENAGTVIFQWAIVISILILLNKKLVKQTFRD; encoded by the coding sequence ATGAAGCAGGAAGAATATTTCTCGTCAAGATGGACTCTAATAATTTCTACTATCGGCATTGCTGTTGGGACAGGAAACATTTGGAGGTTTTCTAGAATTGTTGCACAAAATGGCGGCGGTTCTTTTTTAATACCCTGGGTGATATTTCTTCTTATCTGGTCTGTTCCATTAATCATTGCAGAATTTGCACTTGGTAAACATACAAGGTTTGGGCCGGTTGGGGCGATAGCTAAAACTGCCGGTAAAAATTTTGGGTGGATGGGCGCTTACATCGTTCTCGTATCAACTGCAATAATGTTTTATTACTCGGTTGTTACGGGATGGTGTCTGCGATATTTTATTTCCGCAATTTCGGGAAATTTATTTGAAACTACGGACTACCTTTCTTACTGGAATAATTTTTCATCGAGCGTAGAGCCAATGATATTCCATCTCATCTCAATGCTGATAGTTGCATTTGTAGTTATTCGCGGCATCACTAATGGAATTGAGAAAGTCAGCAAAATATTAATCCCCGCTTTGCTTGGAATTCTATTAATTTTATTTGTTCGTGCCGCTTCTCTTCCGAATGCTATGGAAGGTATTAAATATTTTTTCACTCCCGATTTAAATACGATCTTTGATTACAAAGTCTGGTTGAATGCACTTACGCAAAACGCCTGGGATACTGGTGCCGGGTGGGGATTAATCCTGGCTTACGGTATTTACATGCGGAAAAAAGAAGACATAGCATTAAATGCAGCGTTAATCGGGTTTGGAAATAATTCCGTTTCGTTGCTTGCAGGGATTACAATATTCTCAACTGTTTTTGCGCTTAGCTCAGTTGATGCAATGACTCAGGTTTCTCAATCGGGGCCTGCTAATACGGGCTTAACATTTATTTACCTGCCACTGCTATTCTCCAAAATAACTTCAAGCAATTTGCTGAATATTTTTTTCGCATCAATATTTTTTCTCGCATTATTTTTTGCTGCGGTGACTTCGCTTATTTCCATGGTTGAACTTGCCACAAGAACATTGATTGATCTCGGACTTTCACGAAAGAGAGGATTAATAATTGTTGCTTCAGTTGCTGCTGTGATGGGTGTCCCTTCTGCAATGAATACGGATTTACTTATAAATCAGGATTGGGTTTGGGGTGTGGGATTAATTTTAAGCGGAGCCTTTATTTCTTTTTCAATTATTAAATATGGTGTGGATAAATTCAGAACTGAAATTATAAATGGAACAGGTTGTGATGTAAAGATTGGGAGGTGGTTCAATTTTGTTATCTCAATATTAATTCCATTTCAAGTTGTAGTTCTCATTAGCTGGTGGCTGATATCATCAACAAGTTGGGATCCGCAGTGGTACAATCCATTTCATATTGAAAATGCAGGCACTGTAATTTTCCAATGGGCTATTGTTATTTCAATTCTAATTCTATTAAACAAAAAATTAGTTAAACAAACGTTCAGGGATTAG
- a CDS encoding MetS family NSS transporter small subunit, producing MSLASIITSIVVVGIVWGGLTYFLFKAIKYEKKKLNDGEE from the coding sequence ATGAGTTTAGCATCAATAATAACTTCAATTGTTGTAGTTGGAATAGTTTGGGGAGGGTTAACGTATTTCCTTTTTAAAGCGATAAAATATGAAAAGAAAAAACTAAACGATGGCGAAGAGTAA
- the holA gene encoding DNA polymerase III subunit delta: MAKSKFTAPSVLEAIRQIKKGTLLPLYYFFGVDGFIINEAYHLLEKKISPLISTEFDKQVIYANDNSLVEILDAASAFPFGSDKKFIVVKEADKLKDKKGLVFYCKQPPSFTTLLFLHSGEIPNLDSEPFPSLYSFGYLFEGKELKRTNLIDWLLDFAESKNLKLSKENAQMLVDIVGENRSMLEHQFEKFTTFLGDKKEISIETITALSTELKEFNIFDLLNAIGKREKAKALKIVMNLYEKENELISIVAMLNKYFTGLLRLNEMNEKKIDPVIQARIIGTNKYYLKDYENARKNFSDFQLYNAIEAILKADIQKKSSFTDDRTLLTALISEILAEK; encoded by the coding sequence ATGGCGAAGAGTAAATTTACAGCACCTTCTGTGCTTGAAGCTATCCGACAAATTAAAAAGGGGACTTTGCTCCCCCTTTATTATTTCTTTGGAGTTGATGGATTTATTATCAATGAAGCATATCACTTGCTCGAAAAAAAAATATCACCTTTGATCTCCACCGAGTTTGACAAGCAAGTAATTTATGCAAACGATAATTCATTAGTCGAAATTTTAGATGCGGCTTCGGCTTTCCCTTTTGGCTCGGATAAAAAATTTATTGTTGTGAAAGAGGCTGATAAATTAAAAGATAAAAAAGGATTAGTTTTTTATTGTAAACAACCCCCTTCGTTTACAACGCTTCTTTTTTTGCACAGCGGTGAAATTCCAAACCTGGATAGCGAACCATTCCCTTCTTTATATAGTTTTGGTTATTTATTTGAAGGAAAAGAATTAAAAAGAACTAATCTCATCGATTGGTTACTTGACTTTGCGGAATCCAAAAACCTCAAACTGTCTAAAGAGAATGCTCAAATGCTCGTAGATATTGTCGGCGAAAACAGGTCAATGCTCGAACATCAATTTGAAAAATTCACTACTTTTCTCGGAGATAAAAAAGAAATATCTATTGAAACAATTACTGCGCTTTCAACCGAACTTAAAGAATTCAATATCTTTGATTTATTAAATGCAATCGGCAAACGAGAGAAAGCAAAAGCCTTAAAAATTGTAATGAACCTGTATGAAAAAGAAAATGAACTTATCTCAATCGTAGCGATGTTGAATAAATATTTTACCGGTTTGTTAAGATTAAATGAAATGAATGAAAAAAAAATAGACCCGGTTATTCAAGCCAGAATCATAGGTACAAATAAATATTACCTTAAAGATTATGAAAATGCCAGAAAAAATTTTTCTGATTTTCAATTGTATAATGCAATAGAAGCAATTTTAAAGGCTGATATTCAAAAGAAATCTTCTTTTACTGACGATAGAACTTTGCTGACTGCCCTGATTTCGGAAATTTTAGCTGAGAAGTGA
- a CDS encoding sigma-70 family RNA polymerase sigma factor yields the protein MIEKPLNEKTDEELILEFQSDNNIKAFEILVARYKNPLMNYVFRFLGNYESCADVVQETMIKVYRYKDSYSAVAKFSTWIYTIAGNLARTEYQRQRRRNLFSISDYGEEHENFDIPDNSYRPDVATDSGIKNKIIQDALLKVSAAYREVVILRDIQELSYEEIAEIKKISVGTVKSKINRGRAQLQKLLKGIYKE from the coding sequence TTGATTGAAAAACCGTTAAATGAAAAAACTGACGAAGAATTGATTCTGGAATTTCAGTCCGACAATAATATTAAGGCATTTGAAATTCTTGTAGCGAGATATAAAAATCCATTAATGAATTATGTGTTCAGATTTCTTGGAAATTATGAATCTTGTGCTGATGTAGTTCAGGAAACAATGATTAAAGTTTACAGATATAAAGATTCATACAGCGCCGTAGCAAAGTTCTCAACCTGGATTTACACCATAGCCGGTAACCTTGCGAGAACTGAATACCAGCGGCAGCGAAGAAGGAATCTTTTTTCTATTAGCGATTATGGCGAAGAGCATGAAAATTTTGATATCCCTGATAATAGCTATAGACCGGATGTTGCAACAGATTCCGGAATTAAAAACAAAATTATTCAAGATGCTCTCTTAAAAGTTTCCGCTGCATATCGTGAAGTTGTTATTCTCAGAGATATTCAAGAATTATCATATGAAGAAATTGCCGAGATTAAAAAAATCTCTGTTGGAACGGTCAAATCAAAAATTAATCGTGGCAGGGCGCAGCTTCAAAAGCTGTTAAAGGGTATTTATAAGGAATGA
- a CDS encoding type B 50S ribosomal protein L31 has product MKKGIHPDYKPVVFQDVSCDFSILTRSTIKTSDTIVWKDGKTYPLVKLEISSGSHPFFTGKQKLLDSAGRVEKFKRKYSKKEA; this is encoded by the coding sequence ATGAAAAAAGGGATTCACCCCGATTATAAACCGGTTGTATTTCAAGATGTATCTTGCGATTTTTCAATTTTAACACGCTCAACTATTAAAACATCAGACACAATAGTTTGGAAAGACGGCAAAACTTATCCATTAGTGAAGCTTGAAATTTCGAGCGGCTCTCATCCATTTTTTACCGGTAAACAAAAACTACTGGATTCTGCTGGAAGAGTTGAAAAGTTCAAAAGGAAATATTCCAAAAAAGAAGCTTAA
- a CDS encoding transferase yields MQICLFEDINVYKLNPLVYARPVYDLFAGTSLLKEKILSAYPSSSFTLHCRPYLEGVVKQNNPNASVNSIESDECLFINGRIIAPPNLNEIIPLISGVDKVYVNGETVIAARVSGKKLSYLKNFKRDLFELSHFEGLPIELVNIKTVQYPWELITTNGKLINEEFEKIKFSRKENYSAYKLYDGAHLIENENIVIGAGSTIKPGAVLDASNGSIIIQEEVEISPNAVIEGPVFIGKKSKVKCGAYIYENVSIGHTCKVGGEIEESIFMPYSNKQHAGFIGHSYLGSWVNLGADTNCSDLKNNYSKITVKINNEPVDTGLQFVGLIMGDHSKTGINTMLNTGTITGFCSNIFGAGFPAKFIPSFSWGGGDSFVEYEISKAIETFKIVCKRRNVTLTNTDEIMTRKIFELTAQERINLKVKV; encoded by the coding sequence ATGCAGATCTGCCTTTTTGAAGACATAAACGTTTATAAACTGAACCCTCTTGTTTATGCAAGACCGGTTTATGACCTCTTTGCCGGGACATCCTTACTAAAAGAGAAAATCTTATCAGCATACCCCAGCTCTAGTTTCACTCTTCATTGCAGACCATATTTAGAGGGTGTGGTAAAACAAAATAATCCTAACGCATCGGTCAATTCTATCGAATCAGATGAATGCTTATTCATAAACGGGAGGATAATCGCTCCTCCAAATCTTAATGAAATAATTCCCCTCATTTCCGGCGTAGATAAGGTTTATGTAAATGGCGAGACAGTGATCGCAGCACGGGTAAGTGGAAAAAAATTATCCTACCTCAAGAATTTCAAAAGAGATTTATTTGAACTTTCGCATTTTGAAGGTTTACCAATTGAGCTTGTAAACATAAAGACTGTTCAATACCCATGGGAACTAATAACTACAAATGGGAAATTAATTAATGAGGAATTTGAAAAAATAAAATTTTCCCGAAAAGAAAATTATTCTGCATACAAACTTTACGATGGTGCCCATCTAATTGAAAATGAAAATATTGTTATTGGTGCAGGCAGCACTATAAAACCCGGCGCAGTGCTTGATGCTTCCAACGGATCTATCATTATTCAAGAGGAAGTTGAAATTTCTCCGAACGCTGTTATTGAGGGACCGGTTTTTATTGGAAAAAAATCCAAAGTGAAATGCGGCGCATATATTTATGAAAATGTATCTATCGGTCACACTTGTAAAGTCGGCGGTGAAATTGAAGAATCCATTTTCATGCCATATTCAAATAAACAACATGCAGGATTTATCGGACACTCCTACCTTGGAAGCTGGGTCAACTTAGGTGCAGATACTAACTGCAGTGATCTCAAAAACAATTACAGTAAAATTACTGTGAAAATAAATAATGAACCTGTTGATACAGGATTGCAGTTCGTCGGACTAATTATGGGTGACCACTCCAAAACGGGCATTAACACAATGCTGAATACCGGAACAATAACTGGATTCTGCAGCAACATTTTCGGCGCCGGATTCCCCGCAAAATTTATCCCGTCGTTTTCTTGGGGCGGGGGTGATTCTTTTGTTGAATATGAAATCAGTAAAGCAATTGAAACTTTCAAAATTGTTTGCAAGCGTAGAAACGTGACTTTAACAAATACCGATGAAATTATGACTAGAAAAATATTCGAACTAACTGCTCAAGAAAGAATTAATTTGAAAGTGAAGGTTTAA
- a CDS encoding DUF4115 domain-containing protein, with protein MLTKFAEELKQVRLNSNVTLQQMANKTKIDFKFLEAIDEGNFAFLPDLYIRAFIKEYASFIGLNPDSTIKKFEAAKKGEYPAEGTDKPFLQSIIENEQSEQKKLPLSTRPLISYSDIRENETRNSSDQKRAQILFALIAGITIILSAVIYFLFFNGGDKIIISERPYEESIEENSRYVEQPVLDTSKIESSDSVLTIVSGDSLLLKITSTNQCWVNVIKDDNSEIEFTLPPASSKIIKAANSFKLILGNSGGIQLSVNNKPLQFEGIPGAVRYVKITTAGVEYLTTRPLVNPQ; from the coding sequence ATGCTTACTAAATTTGCCGAAGAATTAAAACAAGTCAGATTAAATAGCAATGTCACTCTACAGCAAATGGCTAATAAAACAAAAATTGATTTCAAATTTCTTGAAGCAATTGATGAAGGCAACTTTGCCTTTCTTCCAGATCTTTACATCCGCGCATTTATTAAAGAGTATGCATCATTTATTGGTCTTAATCCCGACAGTACAATTAAAAAATTTGAGGCTGCTAAAAAAGGAGAATATCCCGCTGAAGGAACTGATAAACCATTCTTACAGTCAATTATAGAAAATGAACAATCCGAACAAAAGAAATTACCTTTATCCACTAGACCTCTTATTTCCTATTCTGATATTAGAGAGAATGAAACACGTAATTCTTCGGATCAAAAAAGGGCTCAGATTCTTTTTGCACTAATCGCCGGGATAACAATTATTCTAAGTGCTGTTATTTATTTTCTATTTTTTAACGGCGGCGATAAAATTATTATTTCAGAAAGACCCTACGAAGAAAGTATTGAAGAAAACTCCAGATATGTTGAACAACCCGTATTGGATACCTCAAAAATTGAATCATCAGATAGTGTTCTAACAATAGTATCAGGGGATAGTCTTTTGTTAAAAATAACCAGCACAAATCAATGCTGGGTAAATGTAATTAAAGATGATAATTCGGAAATAGAGTTTACACTTCCCCCTGCTTCTTCTAAAATTATTAAAGCAGCTAATAGCTTTAAGTTAATACTGGGAAACTCGGGCGGAATACAATTATCGGTAAATAATAAGCCGCTGCAGTTTGAAGGAATCCCTGGTGCAGTTCGCTATGTAAAAATCACTACTGCCGGAGTGGAGTATCTGACTACCCGCCCCTTAGTCAATCCTCAATGA
- the ligA gene encoding NAD-dependent DNA ligase LigA, protein MKSISAKDRIEYLRVQIREHEHKYYILAEPSISDYEYDLLVSELERLEKENPELITPDSPTQRVGKDLTKEFKSIQHKVPMLSLSNTYSEGELLEFDRRVREGLPENEKIEYVVEFKIDGASVSLNYTDGILRTAATRGDGIVGEEITANVKTIKSIPLKINIPKNFHYKLRSIEVRGEIFMKISDFINLNNQRAGQGEKLFANPRNSSAGTLKIQDPKIVAKRPLNIFTYFLISTEEEFKSQSENLEILKILGFNVNPAYRVCKNIQEVIRVCREFEAQRNSLEYEIDGAVIKVNSIRHQKILGSIAKSPRWAVAFKFKAKQAFTLINNITWQVGRTGAITPVAELEPVHLAGSTISRATLHNYDEIVRKDIRVGDKVVIEKGGDVIPKVVAVVLSERKSEISPVVAPEYCPVCKSTVIKPENEVAIYCDNSECPAQIKGRLEHFASRGAMDIEGLGEALVDLFVEKKFLKTYADIFQLKQKRENLISIERLGEKSVDNLLKAIEESKKQPFEKVLFALGIRYVGAGAAKKLASHFLTINNLSNASEEEIISVPEIGPSIAKSVVQFFSNKGNQHIIELLKEAGINFKTAKKKIEDNFFTNNTFVLTGTLKKFSREEAADKISALGGKVTSSVSSKTNYVIAGENAGSKLTKAESIGVAVLTEEEFLQKLYEAGNK, encoded by the coding sequence ATGAAGTCTATATCGGCTAAAGACAGAATAGAATATCTTCGTGTGCAAATAAGAGAACACGAACACAAGTATTATATTCTTGCTGAACCATCAATAAGTGATTACGAATACGATTTATTAGTTAGTGAATTGGAACGGCTTGAAAAAGAAAACCCGGAATTAATCACCCCAGATTCCCCGACTCAAAGAGTAGGAAAAGACCTCACTAAAGAATTCAAATCCATACAACACAAAGTTCCTATGTTGAGTCTATCTAATACTTACAGTGAAGGAGAACTTTTAGAGTTTGATAGAAGGGTGCGGGAGGGGTTGCCCGAAAATGAAAAAATCGAATATGTAGTTGAATTTAAAATTGACGGCGCTTCTGTTAGTTTGAATTATACTGATGGAATACTAAGAACAGCAGCAACTCGAGGGGATGGGATCGTTGGTGAAGAAATTACGGCAAATGTTAAAACAATAAAATCAATTCCGCTTAAAATAAATATTCCTAAAAATTTTCATTATAAGCTGCGCAGTATCGAAGTTCGCGGCGAAATATTTATGAAGATTTCCGATTTCATAAATCTAAACAATCAAAGAGCCGGGCAAGGAGAAAAACTTTTTGCGAATCCAAGAAACTCTTCTGCTGGAACTTTAAAAATTCAGGACCCGAAGATAGTTGCAAAACGACCGTTGAATATTTTCACTTATTTTTTAATAAGTACTGAGGAAGAATTTAAATCGCAATCTGAAAATCTTGAGATATTAAAAATACTTGGTTTTAATGTTAATCCGGCTTATAGAGTTTGCAAAAACATACAAGAGGTAATTCGGGTTTGCAGGGAATTTGAAGCGCAAAGAAATTCACTCGAATATGAAATTGACGGCGCTGTTATAAAAGTTAATTCAATTCGTCATCAAAAAATATTAGGCAGCATCGCTAAATCACCTCGATGGGCAGTCGCCTTTAAGTTTAAAGCTAAGCAGGCATTTACACTAATAAATAATATTACATGGCAGGTGGGGAGAACCGGCGCAATAACTCCAGTAGCAGAATTAGAACCGGTGCACCTGGCAGGTTCAACTATCAGCCGTGCTACTTTACACAACTATGACGAAATTGTGAGAAAAGATATCCGAGTTGGCGATAAGGTTGTAATTGAAAAGGGTGGTGATGTAATTCCTAAAGTTGTTGCCGTAGTTCTAAGCGAAAGGAAAAGTGAAATATCGCCTGTAGTAGCTCCTGAATATTGTCCTGTGTGTAAATCAACTGTTATTAAACCTGAAAACGAAGTTGCCATTTATTGTGATAATTCTGAATGCCCCGCACAAATTAAAGGCAGGCTCGAACATTTTGCTTCACGCGGGGCAATGGATATAGAAGGGCTCGGAGAAGCATTAGTAGATTTATTCGTAGAAAAGAAATTTCTAAAAACCTATGCTGATATTTTTCAGTTAAAACAAAAAAGAGAAAATCTGATAAGCATTGAAAGGCTGGGTGAAAAAAGTGTAGACAACCTTCTCAAAGCGATTGAGGAAAGTAAAAAACAGCCGTTTGAGAAAGTACTATTTGCTCTCGGGATAAGGTATGTCGGGGCAGGTGCTGCAAAAAAACTTGCTTCTCATTTTTTAACCATTAATAATCTTTCGAACGCATCGGAGGAAGAGATTATATCGGTTCCCGAAATTGGTCCAAGCATAGCAAAAAGTGTTGTACAATTTTTTTCAAACAAGGGCAATCAGCATATAATAGAACTACTAAAAGAAGCTGGCATCAATTTTAAAACCGCTAAGAAAAAGATAGAAGACAATTTTTTCACAAATAACACTTTTGTTTTAACCGGCACGTTAAAAAAATTTTCAAGGGAAGAGGCAGCAGATAAAATATCAGCGCTTGGAGGGAAGGTTACTTCTTCGGTAAGTTCTAAAACGAATTACGTAATCGCAGGCGAAAACGCAGGATCAAAATTAACTAAAGCTGAATCTATCGGTGTAGCTGTGCTTACTGAAGAGGAGTTTCTTCAAAAGCTTTATGAAGCAGGAAATAAATGA
- a CDS encoding STAS domain-containing protein, translated as MNYEIKKVEDITIFKLNEKRLDTNISGLLKGEFTILLKVEGVKKLILDLAEVESCDSSGLSAILVGNRIIHSNEGSMRIASPSEKVLSLIKITQLDRVLPVCSTVDDAMTELRDEQD; from the coding sequence ATGAATTATGAGATAAAAAAAGTAGAAGATATCACTATCTTTAAATTGAATGAAAAGCGGCTTGACACAAATATTTCTGGGCTGTTAAAAGGGGAGTTTACAATTTTATTAAAAGTTGAAGGAGTAAAAAAATTAATCCTTGATTTAGCTGAAGTAGAATCCTGTGACAGTTCGGGTTTGAGTGCAATACTTGTTGGTAATCGGATTATTCATTCGAACGAGGGAAGTATGCGTATAGCTTCTCCTTCCGAAAAAGTGTTATCCTTAATCAAAATTACTCAGCTTGATCGTGTGCTGCCGGTTTGTTCTACTGTTGATGATGCGATGACAGAACTGCGTGACGAGCAGGATTGA